One window of Acomys russatus chromosome 28, mAcoRus1.1, whole genome shotgun sequence genomic DNA carries:
- the LOC127210685 gene encoding olfactory receptor 6C74, with amino-acid sequence MKNHTAVTVFILLGLTDDPQLQAVVFILLFLTYMLSVTGNLTIITLTLLDSHLKTPMYFFLRNFSFLEISFTTVCIPKFLVSIATGDKTISYNDCAAQLFFTILLGATEFFLLAAMSYDRYVAICKPLHYMTIMSSRVCNLLVFVSWLSGFLIIFPPLLMGLQLDFCADNTVDHFFCDVSPILQLSCTDTHVIELMVLLSAILTLLVTLVLVTLSYTNIIRTVLKIPSSQQRKRAFSTCSSHMVVVSVSYGSCIFMYVKPSAKERVGLNKGIALLSTSVAPMLNPFIYTLRNKQVKDAFKNMTKKLELFSMK; translated from the coding sequence ATGAAGAACCACACGGCGGTGACAGTATTCATTCTTCTCGGACTAACAGATGACCCACAGCTACAGGCGGTTGTAttcatccttctcttcctcacatACATGCTGAGCGTTACTGGAAACCTGACCATCATCACGCTGACGCTTCTGGATTCTCACCTCAAGACCCCCATGTATTTCTTCCTACGGAATTTCTCATTTTTAGAAATTtcattcacaactgtctgtatcccCAAATTCCTTGTTAGCATAGCCACTGGGGACAAAACCATTTCCTATAATGACTGCGCAGCACAGCTATTTTTCACTATTCTCTTGGGGGCAACTGAATTTTTCCTCCTGGCTGCTATGTCCTACGACCGCTACGTGGCCATTTGCAAACCCCTGCACTACATGACCATCATGAGCAGCAGGGTTTGCAACTTGTTGGTCTTTGTTTCCTGGCTGTCTGGTTTCCTGATcatttttcctcccctccttATGGGGCTCCAGCTTGATTTCTGTGCAGACAACACTGTGGaccatttcttctgtgatgtcTCTCCCATACTTCAGCTCTCCTGCACGGACACGCACGTAATAGAATTGATGGTGCTTCTCTCTGCAATTTTGACACTCTTGGTTACACTGGTGTTAGTGACCCTTTCCTACACAAACATCATCAGGACTGTTCTGAAAATCCCAtcttctcaacagagaaagagagcctTCTCCACGTGCTCTTCCCACATGGTTGTAGTGTCCGTTTCTTACGGCAGCTGCATCTTCATGTACGTGAAGCCATCTGCAAAAGAAAGAGTTGGTTTAAATAAAGGGATAGCTCTGCTCAGCACTTCAGTTGCACCCATGTTGAATCCCTTCATCTATACACttagaaacaaacaagtaaaagatGCTTTTAAGAACATGACAAAAAAGTTGGAGCTTTTCTCAATGAAGTAA